In Campylobacter sp. RM16187, the DNA window ACGGGCTTGTTCACTATAGTGAAATTAGTTACAAAGGCCCTGTAAATCCTGGATCTATTTATAAAGAAGGCGATAAGGTTTTAGTTAAGGTTATTAAATACGATAATGAGAAAAAACACCTTTCACTATCTATAAAAGCTGCTATGCCGGATCCTTGGGATGAGATTAAAGATAGTTTGGAAGTTGGCGATACCATAAAAGTAATAGTCAGCAATATTGAGCCTTATGGCGCTTTTGTAGATCTTGGAAATGACATAGAAGGATTTTTGCACATATCTGAAATTTCTTGGGATAAAAATATAAAAAATCCTAAAGATCATATAAGCGAAGGCGAAGAGCTTGATGTAGAGGTAATAGAGATAGACGCTAACGATCGTCGTTTAAGAGTTAGCCTTAAAAATCTACTTCCAAAACCGTTTGACGAGTTTAACTCTAAATTTAAAGAAGGCGACGTGGTAAAAGGAGCTGTTACTACAGTTACTAATTTCGGTGCCTTTGTTAAAATTAGTGGAGTAGAGGGGTTGTTGCACAACGAAGACGCTTCTTGGGATAGAAACGATAAGTGCAAAGATATGTTTAAAATAGGCGATGAAGTTGAAGTCAAGATTATAAAGATAGATAATAACGAACAAAAGATATCTCTAAGTCTAAAAGATTTAAAACAAAGCCCTGTTCAAGCCTATGCTAAAAAGTTCAATGTGGGTGATATAGTAACCGGTAAAATTCGCGATATTAAAGAGTTTGGTATATTTGTAGAGCTTGGTGACAACGTTGATGCCTTAATCCGTAAAGAGGATATGGGGAGTGTAAAAGCCGAGGATCTGAATATTAATGATAATATCGAAGCCGCAATAGCTTTTATAGACGAGAAAAAGAATAGAATTCGCCTAAGTATAAGACGCTTGGCTAAACAAAAAGAACGTGAAGTTCTAAATGAAATAAATAGTAATGACAAGGTTACATTGGGCGATATTATAAAAGAGCAGCTGTCTTAATTTAGAAATTAAATGAAACGACATCTGCTTGCTTCTGTGATCGTTTGTTTGCTGGCGTTTGTATGTCTCTGTGGGTTTTTTCTATGGAGATATGCAAACGCAAATTTAGCTCAAGGAATACCACAAAAGCAAGATATTATAAAAGAAGTTGAGTCAAATGGAAGCAAAAATGAAGTTTCCTGGGTTAATAAACTTGCAAATTTGACTCCTAAAGAGTATATTTTAGCTGCAAATGAGATATTTATAGAGTTTAAAAATAGCGAAAAAGATAATTTTAAAAAAAGAGTCTATCAATTAATAATAGATAAAAATGATATATATTCTATGTTTTGTCTAAGTCAAACTCTTAAAAATATCTCTGTCGATTTTAGTGTAATAAAAGAAAATTCTAAAAATCTAATATATATCAATACGCAAGATGTCAGTATATTAAATCGTGTTATAGATGATCTTAAAACGTATGATATACACTCGCAAATTATGGAGGTTAAGCTGTGAAAACGATAATTGTATGTGATGCGATTCATCAGGTTGGTTTTGAAATTTTAAACCGTGAAGAAAATATAAAGGTGGTTGACGCTACTTCTGTACCAAAAGATAAGCTTTTGGAGATTATAGGCGAAGCGGATGTAGCGATAACCAGGAGCTCTACAGAAGTAGACGAGAGGTTTTTAAATGCGGCTAAAAATTTAAAAGCTCTTGTTAGAGCAGGCGTTGGTGTGGACAACGTAGATATAGATGGATGCTCCAAGCGAGGAATTATCGCTATGAACGTTCCTACGGCAAATACGATTGCAGCGGTTGAACTAACTATGGCTCATATGTTGGCGGCTGCTAGAAGTTTTCCTTATGCTCATAATGCCCTAAAAATCGATAGAATATGGAAGCGCGAAAAATGGTACGGAGTTGAACTTTTTAACAAAACTTTAGGTGTTATAGGTTTTGGTAACATAGGCTCAAGGGTTGCTACTAGAGCTGCTGCCTTTGGTATGCAAATAATAGCCTATGATCCATATATAGATCCATCTAAGGTAACTGATATGGGCGGAACTTATACTAGGGATTTTGATGATATTTTGGCTTGCGATTTTATCACCATCCATACTCCTAAGACAAAAGAGACTACCAATATAATAGGTGAAAATGAAATTTTAAAGATGAAAGATGGCGTAAGACTCATAAACTGCGCACGTGGCGGACTTTATAACGAAGAGGCTCTTGAAAAAGCCTTAAAAAGTGGCAAGATAGCTTTTGCGGGTATTGATGTATTTTCCAAAGAGCCTGCGACAGATCACCCTCTGCTTGATCTTGATAATATTAGCGTTACTCCTCATCTTGGTGCAAATACTCTTGAATCTCAAAGCAATATCGCTATCGCAGCAGCGGAACAGGCTATCAGTGCAGCTCGTGGCATAAGCTATCCGAATGCTTTAAATTTGCCTATCAAGACAGAGGATCTACCTCCTTTTTTAGAACCTTATATAGAGCTAATTTCCAAGATGTCTTTTTTAGCGGCACAAATGACTCACGCGCCTGTAAAGGCTATTAAGGTTGAGGCGGAAGGATATATAGGAAACTACATAAAATCTATGCTTACATTCGCTCTTGTAGGCGTTTTAAAAGAGAGTTTAGGGGATGGTATTAACTATGTAAATGCCAAATTTCTAGCCGATGAAAAAGGAATTTTAACAGATGCTATTTGTGTGCCAGAGAGTGGATATAAAAACAGAGTGACAGTAAAAGTTACTACAGATAGCGGTATAACATCAGTGAGCGGAACTGTGTTTGATGAATCGGATCAACGCATAGTGGGTATCAACGGATTTAAAACCGACTTTAAGCCAAAAGGCAAGATGATAATATTTAAAAACTCCGATGTGCCTGGAGTAATTGCAAAAATTAGTGCTATTTTGGCAGATGAAAAAATCAATATTGCAGACTTTAGATTGGGTCGAGATCAGCATGGATTTGCGCTTGCGGTTGTTCTTGTCGATGAAAAAATATCAAAAGAAACTCTTGGTAAATTAAATAGCCTTGATGTTTGTGTTTGGGCGAAATATGCTGTATTATAGATATTTTTAAGCCTCTTCTTTAGGAGGCTTAAAATATTTACGGAGTAGTGAATTTATATGAATTATTTTCAAATTTTGATTTTTTGTTTGACTTTATTTTTTATTATAGGATGTGAGAGTGAGGCACAGAGACGAAGCACTCAGAGTTTCGAGAGAATTTTAACCGAAAAGAAAAAATTTCAAAAGATAAAAGAAGATAATCCAAGTGTAAGTGAACAGCTTATGAGAGAGATATATTCTCAATCAGATGGAAGTGAAAAGAAAAAAGGGACTTTTAAATTCGGTGAAAAATAAGCCTTTTAGCTACACAATTTTTAAAATAATAAATCTATAATTGTAATTTTGATATAATCGGCGATTATTTAATAAGGAGAATTTATGGCAACATACTCAATGGGAGATTTAAAAAAGGGCTTAAAGATCGAATTAGACGGCGTTCCTTACAAAGTGGTTGAATACCAACACGTAAAACCGGGCAAGGGAGCAGCTTTCGTAAGAGCCAAGATCAAGTCATTTATCGACGGTAAAGTGCTGGAAAAGACATTTCATGCGGGCGATAAGGCAGATCAGCCAAATTTGGAAGAAAAGCAGATGCAGTATCTTTACGATGACGGTGAGTATTGCCAGTTTATGGATACGGCGACTTACGAGCAAGTAGCGATCAGTGACGATGACGTAGGCGATGTTAAAAAATGGATGATAGACGGCATGATGGTTGATATCTTGTTCCACAACGGTAAGGCTATCGGTGTGGAAGTACCTCAAGTGGTTGAGCTAAAGATAGTAGAGACTCCGCCAAATTTCAAGGGCGACACACAAGGCGGTAAAAAGCCTGCTACGCTTGAAAGCGGCGCTGTTGTGCAAATCCCTTTTCACGTGCTTGAAGGCGAAGTTATCCGCGTAGATACCGTTAGAGGCGAGTATATCGAGAGAGCTAATAAATAAGTTTTGAAAGCAGCTTGAGTCTTAAAATTTAAGTTCAAGCTTTGCAAATTTAGCTGAGAAAGCCAAAGCCGAATTTAGCTTTGGCTCTTTAAAATTTAAGCGGATTTTAGGCTTTGTACCAAAGCTTCGATCTCTTCGTTATTTGGTAGAGCGTTTACGGTAGTGCCTATCAGATCTTTTTTGGAAAATACGACTTTTCCATCAACTTCGACTATGAAGTTTCCGCCACTTCCGACGACTTTGCTAACCCTAGCACCTTTGATTTCTGAAAGTATTTTTTCTTCTACACGAGAAGCTGTCGGTTTGTAATTTCAAGAATTACAATAAGTAATCTTTACTTCCATTTATGTCCTTTCTTGTCAAGAAGTTTTAAATTCTAACACAAATTCAGTTAATCTAACGTATAATCAAAAAACAACTTTAAAGGAGCAGATATGAAAAAAGTGGCTGTAATGCTTGCAAACGGCTTTGAAGAGATTGAAGCGATAACCATTATCGATGTATTAAAAAGAGCAGGAGCTGAGGCGAAATTCGCAGGGCTTGATGCGGATATTCTTACAGGAGCTCACGGCATAAAAGTTCATGCCGACACTACGCTTGAAAAAATTTGCGAAAGCGAGTTTGATATGATAGTGCTTCCAGGAGGACTTCCTGGGGCAGAGCATTTGGCAAACAGCGCTAAACTTCAAGCGCTTTTAAAAGAATTTGATAGCAAAGGCAAATTTATAGGCGCTATTTGTGCGGCTCCTATGGCTTTAGCAAAGGCCGGCGTGATAAAAGAGAGCTACACTTGCTATCCAAGCTTTGAAGCTCACGTTAAAGATAGCGGATACGTAAGCTCTCAAAATGTCGTAAAAGACGGCAACATCATCACTTCTCGCGGCCCTGCCACGGCTATGGAATTTGCACTTGAGCTGGTTAAAAATCTCTGCGGAGAGAAAATTTACAAAGAGGTAAAAGAGGGGCTTTTGTTTGCTGTGTAAAATTGAGTTAAATTTGCTTACAAATGCCAAATTTACTAGCTATTTTTTGTAAATTCAGGTATCATCAAGCAACCGATTTTATCGGAAATTTGATTTTAAGGAAACGTTACTGTGAATATTTACGTCGGTAACTTGTCATATCGCATGACTGAGGCAGAGCTTAAGGATACTTTTTCGCCATTTGGTGAAGTAAAACGTGCAAGAATCGTTAAAGATCGAGAGACAAATCGCTCAAAAGGGTTTGGATTTGTTGAAATGGATGATGCCGAAGCAGTCAAGGCGATAGAAGCGTTAAATGACAAAGAGGTAGGCGGAAGGGCTTTAAGAGTAAATGAAGCTCGCCCAAAAGAGTAAAATTTAGCCGCTCGCTTGGGCGGCTTTTTAAAATTTATGCGATTTAAATTTCTGTTTTTAAACTCTCTAATTTTTAACTTTTTTAAGCCTTTCTTGCTAAATTTTAGGCTTGATTTGAAGCTGTTTTCATGAACCAGCAGATCATCTCTCGTATAGCTCCTACACCTAGCGGATTTCTCCACGCGGGAAATGCATATAACTTTCTTTTAACATATCTTTTTACCCGCACGCTTGATGGAATTTTATATCTTCGCATCGATGATTACGATCTTGTGCGGTATAGAAGTGAATACACTGAAAACATCTTTCGTGTGCTTGATATGCTTGGGATTGACTTTGACGGCGGATCTAGCTCGGTAGCTGAATTTGAGGCAAAATTTAGCTCTAAATTTAGAGCTTCAAGCTATAAAAATGCACTTAATAGACTTAAAAATTTAGGAGTTTGCTATGCCTGCGAGTGCTCTCACTCGATGAAAAGCTCGTTTGAAAACGGCATTTATAAACAAATTTGCCTAAATAAAAATCTAGAATTTATTCCTGATAAAACCTGTATCAGACTTCACGTAAATAGCGATGAAGCGATAGATGTGGGATGTGATTTGGCAAAATTTGGATTTGCAAATTTAAACCAAAGTAAAAGTATAAATTTGGCTAAAAACATGGGCGATTTTATGATATATAAAAAAGACGGCGCCGCTGCTTACAATCTTGCGAGCCTCATTGATGACGAGCGTCTTGGAGTAAATTTGCTCGTGCGCGGAGAGGATCTGCTTGAGTGCTCGGCAGCTCAAAAATATATGGCGAATTTGCTCGGACTAAATTTTAAAAATGCAAATTTTATCCACCATAGCTTGCTTAAAAGCGGAGATAAAAAGTTATCAAAAACTTCAAATGCACCTGCCGTAAATTTAAAAGACGGCGCAAAAATTCACTATAAATTTCTAGCTAAAAAACTTGGCTTAAACGAAGCAAGATGCGACACTTTATCAAATTTACTCAAAGCCTTTAAAGAAAATATAAGCCACATAAAAGCGCTCTAAAAGCTACTCTTTTGTAAAATCAGACCTAATAAAAGGAATGATTATGAGCGATTTTACACATTTACATCTGCACACCGAATACTCCTTGCTAGACGGAGCAAATAAGATAAAAGAGCTTGCTAAAACGCTTAAAAAACAAGGCGTAAGCTCGGTAGCTATAACCGATCACGGAAATATGTTTGGCGCGATTGATTTTTACAAGACGATGAAGGGCGAGGGCATAAAGCCGATAATCGGCATAGAAGCTTATATCCATAACAGCGAAGATGTGGGTGATAAAAGCTCAAAGCAGCGCTTTCACCTATGTCTTTTTGCCAAAAACGAGACCGGATATAAAAATTTGATGTATTTAAGCTCGATGAGCTATATCGAGGGCTTTTACTACTATCCGCGTATCAATAAAAAACTGCTAAGAGAGCATAGCGAGGGCGTGATATGCAGTTCCGCTTGCCTTCAAGGCGAGGTGAACTGGCACCTAAACGAAAGCGAGCGAAATTTGCGCTATGGAGCTGGCGGATATGAAAAGGCGCTTGAAGTGGCGCGCGAATATAAAGAAATTTTCGGCGAGGACTTTTACCTTGAGATCATGCGCCACGGTATCGGCGATCAGCGCAGGATAGACGATCAAATTTTGCGTATCTCAAAGGAGCTTGATATCAAGGTTATCGCTACCAACGACACGCACTATACGTTTCAGCAAAGAGCCGATGCACACGAGGTTTTCATGTGTATCGCGATGAACAAACTTCTTGATGATCCAAACCGTTTGCGCCACAGCGTGCATGAATTTTACGTTAAGACTCCTGCGCAGATGAGCGAGCTTTTTGCCGATATCCCTGAAGCCATCACAAATACGCAAGAGATCGCGGAAAAATGCAATCTTGAAATAAAACTAGGCGACGCAACTCCGCCGAATTTTAAATTTACTCTTGAGTGTGCGGCAGAGCGTGGGCTTAGCCTGCCCGAGCCAGAAAATCGCTACAGCTTTGCAAACGACTCGGTATTTTTTGAGTATGAGTGTAGAAACGGGCTTGCTGAGCGGCTTAAATTCGTGCCTGAAGAAAAGCACGAAGAGTATAAAAAGCGCCTTGAAATCGAGATAGGCATCATAAATAAGATGAATTTCCCGGGCTATATGATGATAGTTTGGGATTTTATCAGAGAGGCTAAAAAGCGCGGTGTGCCTGTAGGTCCGGGACGCGGTTCTGCGGCAGGAAGCTTGGTGGCGTATAGTCTTAGGATAACCGATATCGATCCTATACCTTACAACCTGCTTTTTGAGAGGTTTTTAAACCCCGAGCGTGTGAGTATGCCTGATATCGACGTGGATTTTTGTCAGGATAGAAGAGGCGAGATAATTGATTATGTTATCGAAAAATACGGCAAATTTAACGTCGCTCAGGTTATAACGTTTGGTAAGTTGCTTGCTAAAGGCGTTATCCGCGATGTCGCGCGGGTTTGTAACATGCCTTATGCCGAGGCTGACGCTATGGCTAAGCTCATACCTGATGAGCTTGGTATCACGCTTGAGAGTGCATTTGAAAAAGAACCAAAGATAAAAGAGCTCATAGATAAAAACGCAAACGCAGCTAGAATTTGGAAATTCGCACTTGATCTGGAGGGCTTAAACCGCAACGCGGGCATGCACGCGGCGGGTGTTGTTATCTCAAACGAAGAGCTTTGGAATAAAGCCCCTCTGTTTCGCCAGCCAAATAGCGCCGAAGATCACTTCGTAACGCAGTATAGCCTAAAGTACCTTGAGGACGTGGATCTTATCAAATTTGACTTCCTTGGGCTTAAGACGCTAACGGTTATTAATAACGCGATAAAACTTATCAAAAATCGCTTTGGTAAGGATATTATCTGGGAGACGATTGATATAAACGATAAAAAAACTTATGAAATTATTCAAAGCGGACAAGCGATAGGACTCTTTCAAGTGGAGGGTGAAGGTATGCGCAAGCTTGGCTTTAGCCTAAAGCCCGACTGTTTTGATGATATTATCGCGATGGTTGCGCTTTATCGTCCGGGGCCTATGGATCTTATTCCTGATTTTGTTGCAAGGAAGCATAAAGAAGCCGAGATAACATATATTTTCCCGGAACTTGAGCCTATTTTAGCTCCTACTTACGGCGTTATCGTATATCAGGAGCAGGTTATGCAGATAGTTCAAACTATAGGCGGATTTAGTCTTGGAGGTGCAGACTTGGTACGCCGCGCGATGGGTAAAAAGATAAAAGAGGAGATGGATAGACTAAAAGGTCAGTTCGTAGAAGGCGCCATCGCTAAGGGGCTAAACGGAACAAAGGCTGACGAGCTTTTTGAGATGATTTTGAAATTTGCCTCTTACGGATTTAACAAATCGCATGCCGCAGCTTATGCGATGATAATCTTTCAAACCGCATATCTAAAGACTTACTATCCTGCCGAATTTATGGCAGCTCTTTTAACGAGCGAGGAAGATAACGCGGATAAAATCGCAAAATACATCGACGAAACAAAGCGTATGAATATATCCATACTTCCGCCTTGTATAAATCGCTCTATGCAAGAATTTAGCGTTGTTAGCGAAAATGGAAGCGACGCTATTATTTACGGTCTTGGCGCGATAAAGGGCGTTGGCGGTGCAGCGATAGAAAATATTATTGAAGAGCGTAAAAATGGAGAATTTAAAGAGCTTGACGATTTTGTTTCGCGTATAGACAGCTTTAGGGTAAATAGAAGAGTTGTTGAAAGCCTCATAAAATCAGGCGCTTTTGATACTTTTGGCTTTACTAGAAAGATGATGTTTAATAACCTTGATAATATAATGGAAGCTTGCAAAAGCGCTGCGCAGATTAAGAAAAATAGCGCAGAAAGCCTCTTTGGCGAAGATGAAAGCATGAATAACGTGAAGGTAAATTTGCTGGCGGACGATACGGAATTTGAGCTAAAAGAGAGGCTTTTATACGAAAGAGATAGCGTGGGAATTTATCTTTCGGGTCATCCTTTGCAGGACTTTAAGGCGCAAATTGACGAGATAAGCTACACTTTAAGCTCGGAATTTGAAAGTGTCGGCGAGAGTGCGGAGCTACTTGTAGTGGGCAAGATCGAAGATATCAGCACGAGGATAGCTAAAAATAGCGGTAAGAAAATCGGAACCTTAAACGTGCTTGATTTTCACGGAAATATCGAAATAACGCTATTTGATCGCGAACTTGCCGAGCTTGAAAAGCTTGGAAATGCAGTTTATGAGACTCCTTACGCCTTTAAGATAAACTTCTCTCGAGACGGACAGTTTAACCGTATAAGGCTTATAGAGATGGTTGGTCTTGAGGATGCTAAAGATATGAATTTCAAGGCGCGAAGCTTTAAGAAGCGAAATTTTAACGGCAACGGAAGCTATCAAAACGGCTCTAACGGCTCAAATTTAAAAGAAAAGCCTAGAAATTTAACCCCGCTTGAGCTAAATTTGAACATGCTAAGCCTTAGTAAGGATATGATAACTAATATCTACCGCCTAGCTCAGCAAGATCACCGCAATGGGGTTGAAAAGAACAATAAAAGCCTAATCATCAAGATAGCTAACCCCGAGCAAAATCAAATTTTAGTTTATAGCACGGAATTTGTAGTAAGCGATAATTTTGAAGAAAAGGTAAATAACTTAGCAGGATAAACAATGACTATACAAAACAGCTCAAAAGATGATGTAGGCGACATTTTATATCTTTATGACGAGGCGGTTAAGCTTCAAAAGATAAAAGGTGCTGCTCCTTGGCCGAAATTTAGTCGCGAGTTTATAGAGACCGAGATCAAAGAAAATAGGCAGTTTAATATAAAAATAGAGGGCACAATAGCTTGCGTTTGGGCGATAGCCTTTGATGACGCTCAAATTTGGCAAGAGAGAAGTGCCGATGCCGCCATATATATACATCGTATAGCGGTAAATCCTAGCTTTAGAGGGCAAAATTTAGTTTTGCATATAGTCAATTGGGCTAAAGAGTATGCTCTAAAAAGTAGTAAAAATTTTATCAGGCTTGATACGGTAGGTGAAAATTTAGGGCTTATTAAGCATTATCAAAAGTGCGGATTTTGCTTCCTTGGACTTACCGAGCTAAAGGATACTAAAGGCTTACCGGCTCATTATCAAAATGCTAAAGTAAGCCTTTTTGAAATTCGTCTTTAATATCTAGAATAAGCCGCTTTTAGGTCGGTTTTGTTTAAATTTGCCTAAATTTATTCAAGAGACTTGACAACTTTTATATTTGCTGCTATTTGCATGTGACGTAAAAATACCAGATGATAAAAGTCCCCGTTATGCCAAGGCGCGTCGTAAGTTTGTACCAGATCGCTTACTACTATAACTTCGCGTTTGATGTTTTTTTCGTTCGCGCTTAGCTTGATATGAAGCGCAAGGTTATAGACACAAAGATCGGTGCAGTCGCCAAAGATGACAAAGGTATCAACGTGCCTATTTTGCTCTAAATAGGTGTTAAATCCGTCGCAATACGCCGAACTTATCGAGTTTTTGTAAAAAATTTTAATCTCGTCAAAAAAATCTAAATTTTTAAGCTCATCTATCGTCTCAGCCTCGTTTGTGCCGGCTACCGCATGTGGCGGAAACGCGTCAAATTCACTTGCTTCTTCGCCGTGATTATCTTGGATCAAGATGAAATTTTTAAAGCCAAACTCATCATGCGCTCTTTTAAAAGTATCCGCCAAATACTTTGCCATAGCGCCAACTCTTGGGCTAGATAGCGCGCCCTCACAGCAAAAGCCGTTTATCATATCCACGCTTACAAAAGCGGTATTTTTGCCGCCGTCTTTAAGCAGCTGGGCCATTTTAAGAGGCTTTAGCTCCTCGTGCCAAATTTCTAGTTCGTCTAAAATTTTTGCGTCTAGTTTCATTTTTTCCTTTCAAATTTGATAAATTTACTCGCTCTTTGCCTTATAAATCGGCAAATTTATACAAAATCGCTTTGGATTTAGCATGATCTCGATACTTCCTTTGTGCGCGTTTATGATCTGCAAACACAGATGAAGTCCAAGCCCGTTGCCCTTAAGTTTGCTTGTCTTAAACGGCTCAAAGACGATCGCAGCGTTTGCGATATCTACACCGCTATCTTGCACGATAAATTTATGCTCATCCGCCGTTTTTTCATAATCTAGCGTGATCTGTCCGCTATCATCATCACTCTCTTCGATTGCGTCAATCGCGTTAAAAAGCATATTTTGAAAGACCATCGCAAGCAGGTCTTTATCGCCGTTATAGTAGGCGTTTGGAAAATTTAGCTTGAAATTTATCTCTTTTGAGTAAGCATAGTAGGCGATAGCCTCCTCGCACTCGCTTTTTAGCTCGCTAAAGTTAAACACGCTAGGATTTATGCTAAGCCCTTTTGTAAAAAGCAAAGTCGCCTTGATGATACGCTCGACGCGCCAAATCGCTCTTTGGATCTCGCTTGCTACGGGCGTGGTGCGTTCATCCGCTCTTTTTAAAAGCGTTGAAGTTAGAAGTGAGATAGAGCCTATGGGATTTCTTATCTCATGAGCCAAATGGGCGGCTACTTGCCCCATGGAGGCTAGACGCTCGGTGCGCTTTTCTTTGGTGATATCGGTTGCCGAGATGATTTTCTTACCGTTTTTTTGAGTGGTTTTTATGAGGTAAATTTGTCCGTGTAGTTCGATTTCTTCGCTATCTTCTTTTATAAATTTTAGCAAATG includes these proteins:
- a CDS encoding 30S ribosomal protein S1; this encodes MAAVNKNVQINKAKDELIEEEDFAAMLEESFKKTEEDSDGTIVDIKGDEVFVNVGKKSEGILNISEISDENGNLKFNINDTIKVVITGSRGGRPIVSHKKALRKEKVKDYIESYNEDNQDVFDVKIIGKNKGGFVAQNNDGIEFFLPKSQSGFKDANSVMGKTYKVKVIKVDKEEQSIVVSRKRLLDEDRKKKKEAISSIIANENAIEGTVKKITTYGMFVDVGGVDGLVHYSEISYKGPVNPGSIYKEGDKVLVKVIKYDNEKKHLSLSIKAAMPDPWDEIKDSLEVGDTIKVIVSNIEPYGAFVDLGNDIEGFLHISEISWDKNIKNPKDHISEGEELDVEVIEIDANDRRLRVSLKNLLPKPFDEFNSKFKEGDVVKGAVTTVTNFGAFVKISGVEGLLHNEDASWDRNDKCKDMFKIGDEVEVKIIKIDNNEQKISLSLKDLKQSPVQAYAKKFNVGDIVTGKIRDIKEFGIFVELGDNVDALIRKEDMGSVKAEDLNINDNIEAAIAFIDEKKNRIRLSIRRLAKQKEREVLNEINSNDKVTLGDIIKEQLS
- the serA gene encoding phosphoglycerate dehydrogenase, whose product is MKTIIVCDAIHQVGFEILNREENIKVVDATSVPKDKLLEIIGEADVAITRSSTEVDERFLNAAKNLKALVRAGVGVDNVDIDGCSKRGIIAMNVPTANTIAAVELTMAHMLAAARSFPYAHNALKIDRIWKREKWYGVELFNKTLGVIGFGNIGSRVATRAAAFGMQIIAYDPYIDPSKVTDMGGTYTRDFDDILACDFITIHTPKTKETTNIIGENEILKMKDGVRLINCARGGLYNEEALEKALKSGKIAFAGIDVFSKEPATDHPLLDLDNISVTPHLGANTLESQSNIAIAAAEQAISAARGISYPNALNLPIKTEDLPPFLEPYIELISKMSFLAAQMTHAPVKAIKVEAEGYIGNYIKSMLTFALVGVLKESLGDGINYVNAKFLADEKGILTDAICVPESGYKNRVTVKVTTDSGITSVSGTVFDESDQRIVGINGFKTDFKPKGKMIIFKNSDVPGVIAKISAILADEKINIADFRLGRDQHGFALAVVLVDEKISKETLGKLNSLDVCVWAKYAVL
- the efp gene encoding elongation factor P, translated to MATYSMGDLKKGLKIELDGVPYKVVEYQHVKPGKGAAFVRAKIKSFIDGKVLEKTFHAGDKADQPNLEEKQMQYLYDDGEYCQFMDTATYEQVAISDDDVGDVKKWMIDGMMVDILFHNGKAIGVEVPQVVELKIVETPPNFKGDTQGGKKPATLESGAVVQIPFHVLEGEVIRVDTVRGEYIERANK
- a CDS encoding SelT/SelW/SelH family (seleno)protein, coding for MEVKITYCNSUNYKPTASRVEEKILSEIKGARVSKVVGSGGNFIVEVDGKVVFSKKDLIGTTVNALPNNEEIEALVQSLKSA
- a CDS encoding DJ-1 family glyoxalase III, whose translation is MKKVAVMLANGFEEIEAITIIDVLKRAGAEAKFAGLDADILTGAHGIKVHADTTLEKICESEFDMIVLPGGLPGAEHLANSAKLQALLKEFDSKGKFIGAICAAPMALAKAGVIKESYTCYPSFEAHVKDSGYVSSQNVVKDGNIITSRGPATAMEFALELVKNLCGEKIYKEVKEGLLFAV
- a CDS encoding RNA recognition motif domain-containing protein, with amino-acid sequence MNIYVGNLSYRMTEAELKDTFSPFGEVKRARIVKDRETNRSKGFGFVEMDDAEAVKAIEALNDKEVGGRALRVNEARPKE
- a CDS encoding glutamate--tRNA ligase family protein, which produces MNQQIISRIAPTPSGFLHAGNAYNFLLTYLFTRTLDGILYLRIDDYDLVRYRSEYTENIFRVLDMLGIDFDGGSSSVAEFEAKFSSKFRASSYKNALNRLKNLGVCYACECSHSMKSSFENGIYKQICLNKNLEFIPDKTCIRLHVNSDEAIDVGCDLAKFGFANLNQSKSINLAKNMGDFMIYKKDGAAAYNLASLIDDERLGVNLLVRGEDLLECSAAQKYMANLLGLNFKNANFIHHSLLKSGDKKLSKTSNAPAVNLKDGAKIHYKFLAKKLGLNEARCDTLSNLLKAFKENISHIKAL
- the dnaE gene encoding DNA polymerase III subunit alpha, which gives rise to MSDFTHLHLHTEYSLLDGANKIKELAKTLKKQGVSSVAITDHGNMFGAIDFYKTMKGEGIKPIIGIEAYIHNSEDVGDKSSKQRFHLCLFAKNETGYKNLMYLSSMSYIEGFYYYPRINKKLLREHSEGVICSSACLQGEVNWHLNESERNLRYGAGGYEKALEVAREYKEIFGEDFYLEIMRHGIGDQRRIDDQILRISKELDIKVIATNDTHYTFQQRADAHEVFMCIAMNKLLDDPNRLRHSVHEFYVKTPAQMSELFADIPEAITNTQEIAEKCNLEIKLGDATPPNFKFTLECAAERGLSLPEPENRYSFANDSVFFEYECRNGLAERLKFVPEEKHEEYKKRLEIEIGIINKMNFPGYMMIVWDFIREAKKRGVPVGPGRGSAAGSLVAYSLRITDIDPIPYNLLFERFLNPERVSMPDIDVDFCQDRRGEIIDYVIEKYGKFNVAQVITFGKLLAKGVIRDVARVCNMPYAEADAMAKLIPDELGITLESAFEKEPKIKELIDKNANAARIWKFALDLEGLNRNAGMHAAGVVISNEELWNKAPLFRQPNSAEDHFVTQYSLKYLEDVDLIKFDFLGLKTLTVINNAIKLIKNRFGKDIIWETIDINDKKTYEIIQSGQAIGLFQVEGEGMRKLGFSLKPDCFDDIIAMVALYRPGPMDLIPDFVARKHKEAEITYIFPELEPILAPTYGVIVYQEQVMQIVQTIGGFSLGGADLVRRAMGKKIKEEMDRLKGQFVEGAIAKGLNGTKADELFEMILKFASYGFNKSHAAAYAMIIFQTAYLKTYYPAEFMAALLTSEEDNADKIAKYIDETKRMNISILPPCINRSMQEFSVVSENGSDAIIYGLGAIKGVGGAAIENIIEERKNGEFKELDDFVSRIDSFRVNRRVVESLIKSGAFDTFGFTRKMMFNNLDNIMEACKSAAQIKKNSAESLFGEDESMNNVKVNLLADDTEFELKERLLYERDSVGIYLSGHPLQDFKAQIDEISYTLSSEFESVGESAELLVVGKIEDISTRIAKNSGKKIGTLNVLDFHGNIEITLFDRELAELEKLGNAVYETPYAFKINFSRDGQFNRIRLIEMVGLEDAKDMNFKARSFKKRNFNGNGSYQNGSNGSNLKEKPRNLTPLELNLNMLSLSKDMITNIYRLAQQDHRNGVEKNNKSLIIKIANPEQNQILVYSTEFVVSDNFEEKVNNLAG
- a CDS encoding GNAT family N-acetyltransferase codes for the protein MTIQNSSKDDVGDILYLYDEAVKLQKIKGAAPWPKFSREFIETEIKENRQFNIKIEGTIACVWAIAFDDAQIWQERSADAAIYIHRIAVNPSFRGQNLVLHIVNWAKEYALKSSKNFIRLDTVGENLGLIKHYQKCGFCFLGLTELKDTKGLPAHYQNAKVSLFEIRL